TCGCCGCCATCGGCACCGGCTCCGTCGCCAAGAGAGTCTTCGGGCGCACGTCGGAGTAGCCGCCCAGACTTCCTGCGCCGAGCACGGAGGACCCTGCTCAGCGCCTCACCTTGAACGTCAGCCTCGGCGTCGGGAGCCCGGCGACGACCGGCTCGAGGGCGTCGGCCAGCTCGGCGGGGAGCGGCCGCTTGGCGGGGTCACGGTCGAGGGCGGCGTACACCACCTCCGCGACGCGGCCGGGGACGCCGTGGGGCAGCTCGTACGGAGTGTCGACCAGCTGGGGGTAGCGCTCGACCAGGAGGTCGCCGTCGGGGTCGCCCTTGTCGAAGGCGCGGTAGCCGGCGATCGCGTGGAAGAGGGTGGCGCCGAGGCCCCACACGTCGCTGGCGTGGCCGGGGCCGCCGTGGGTGTCCGGGTCGGCCTGCTCGGGCGACATGTAGTAGTCGGTGCCGATCCGGCGCGAGCGGCCGGCGCTCTCGCAGGACCGTGCGACCGAGAGGTCGATCAGCCGGGCCGGCGAGCCCATGATCACGTTGCTGGGCTTGATGTCGAGGTGGACCACGTCCACGCGACGGAAGTAGTGCAGCGCCGCGGCGACCTCGATCGCCAGCGGGAGGTACTGCTGCTCCTGCAGCCGGCCGTGGCGCCGGATCAGGCTCGAGAGCCGAGGGCCCTCGATGTGCTCGAGCACCGCGTGCGGCCGCTCACCGCCGATCTCGTGGCGCAGCCCGCGAACCACCACGGGGTGGTTGACCAGGGCCAGCGTCTCGACCTCGCGGCCGAGCCCCCGCAGGGTGTGCTCGTCGCTGACCTGGTCGGGCCGGACCACCTTGACGACCACGGGACCGTAGGTGATCTCGTCGAAGGCGAGGTAGGCCTCGTACGCCGAACCACCCCCGAGCAGCCGCATCGCGGTCAGCTCGGGGGTGATGGCGTCGCCCTCGCGGAGGTGCCAGCTGTCGTGGCTGTTCACGGGGTGACTCCTGGGGGCCGGAGGATCAGCGACGGGTGTCGTTGCGGGAGCGGTCGTTGGTCTTGTTGGCCGACCAGTCGCGCGTCCGGTCCCCGGCTCCGTCCCTGGTGAAGTCGCGGGTCTTGTCGCCGCGGCTGCGGTCACGGTCGCGGCTGACCGCCGAGGACTTGCTGTTGGTGCCGTCGTTGCTGTTGTCGCCGCTGGTCTCCCGCGAGCGGGTCTCGCCGCCGGTGTTGGTGCCGGCCAGGCGGTCGTTGGTGTCGTCGTCGTCCTCGTCCGCGACGAGCACGACGTCGGGGGTGTCCTCGTCGCGCTTCATGGCCGCGTCGTCGTCGGCGACGGCGGAGGTGACGGGCAGTGCGAGGAGGCCGACGGTGACGAGGCCGGCGATGCCGACGGAACCGAAGGTGATGGTCTTCTTCATGGGGAGTCGTCCCTTTCGTGGGGTGGTGGCACCACTGTCGTGCCGCGCGGTGAGGCCCCCATGAGCACCGGATGAGATCCCTCTCATCCGGTGCCCGCGGCGACCGGAGAAGGGCACCGGTCAGTCGCCGGTGCCGGTGGCGGAGTGGTCGTCGCCGAGGCCGGACACCGAGTCGTCACCGTCGTACGACTGGTCGACCGTGCCCGGACCGGTGCGGTCCTGCGTGCCCGGTCCCGTGGGGTCGGTGGTGTCGTCGGGGTCCTCGTCCTCCTCGACGGGGAGGATCTCGGCGCGGTCGTCGCGCTTGCCGGCCGGGGCGTCGTCGGTGACGGCCGAGGCGATCGGGAGGGCGAGCAGCCCGACGGTCACGACGCCGGCGACGCCGACCGCTCCGAGGATGATGGTCCTGCGCATGATGGACGTCCTTCCTGAGGTGAGTTGTCAGGAAGGACCGTGCCGAGCGGGGGTGATCGCACCGTGAGTGCGAGATGAGTGCCCGTTCATGAGGGCGAGGGTGCGTCGGGACGGGATCGAACCGCCGACCGCTCGGGTGTAAACCGAGTGCTCTACCGCTGAGCTACCGACGCCGGGCCTGCCGGCGCGGCACAGACTACGGGAGCCGCCCCGGGACAAGAAAAAGGTCGAGCCGCTGGCGTCTCGGGTCACCAGCGGCTCGACAGGGAGAAGCATAGGCAGACCGCTCAAGGGCTGTCGCGGGATCCGACGATTTCCTTGAATCTTCTCGGAACTGGTCTACACCAGTGCGCGCAGCTGCTTGAGGTGCTCGTCGAGGTCGCGCCCCTCCGGCATCGCGTTGTGGACCGACCAGCGGACCATGCCGTCGCGGTCCACGACGTACGACGACCGCCGCGGGGAGCCCTTCGACTCGTCGAGGACGTCGTAGGCGCGCGCCACCTCGCCGTGGGGCCAGAAGTCGGAGAGCAGCGGGAAGTTCAGCCCGTCCTGGTCGGCGAACGCGCGCAGCGAGTAGACCGGGTCGC
This genomic interval from Nocardioides euryhalodurans contains the following:
- a CDS encoding serine/threonine-protein kinase, producing the protein MNSHDSWHLREGDAITPELTAMRLLGGGSAYEAYLAFDEITYGPVVVKVVRPDQVSDEHTLRGLGREVETLALVNHPVVVRGLRHEIGGERPHAVLEHIEGPRLSSLIRRHGRLQEQQYLPLAIEVAAALHYFRRVDVVHLDIKPSNVIMGSPARLIDLSVARSCESAGRSRRIGTDYYMSPEQADPDTHGGPGHASDVWGLGATLFHAIAGYRAFDKGDPDGDLLVERYPQLVDTPYELPHGVPGRVAEVVYAALDRDPAKRPLPAELADALEPVVAGLPTPRLTFKVRR
- a CDS encoding peroxiredoxin, with protein sequence MTGLSLGGPAPDFTLRDQFGQDVTLSSYRGTKAVAILFFPYAFSGVCTGEMSEIRDRLDEFMTFDTEVVAISCDPVYSLRAFADQDGLNFPLLSDFWPHGEVARAYDVLDESKGSPRRSSYVVDRDGMVRWSVHNAMPEGRDLDEHLKQLRALV